Proteins encoded by one window of Oreochromis niloticus isolate F11D_XX linkage group LG17, O_niloticus_UMD_NMBU, whole genome shotgun sequence:
- the cracr2ab gene encoding ras and EF-hand domain-containing protein homolog isoform X2: protein MEEEEDGVNGFGRSPERRGSDWGRIALLDKTKEFFQTCDVEGKGFITRTDMRRLHRELPLSAEELEDVFDSLDTDHTGYLTLEAFTSGFSQFLHGRRISVTDDQNQAPGPVFRAKEALYQSQWEAKLSGVEDEEERHFCMLLESLGASNVFEDPDEVRSLWIQLRRDEPHLLSNFEEFLARVTHQIKEAHQDKKEMESALQRKAATHDSEIRYLYEEMEAQIKNEKERLLLKDSERLQLRSQDLEHQLHTKERELEQLFQKQKRLEHQCSELSSEKQESHVENVKLKMTNNELSRALESTSQELVLAQEQLAMLQEQAARLQQEKEMEMYRVTEGLQREKQSLMKQLDLLREMNKHLKDERDLCCGVPRTSLRKKQKQRAGLGNIFDDSSQPAKRASLLVDGSYLSLEALPIEHLQIVFVASSSCSEDDTAAATPAPSTTAASSPVCQQRPSANRNSGLANGHISPALPKGHDVKTKAKRLSTKMATNKRMLGTSRDKSKKVEIDKKVAEEEEVLDAPPDGWPLRRVISIEEDHLPHLLQGEPQPLLHQLSEEEDERDEEEEEDRRSDLSASPRHISVSKEAPPARKSYFTQSKKTPPVSPRGQPVGKETSQAIELFAPDRLFKVVLVGNSSVGKTSLLRSFCEGRFHPSTTATVGIDYSVKTLTLDNMQVAMQLWDTAGQERYRSITKQFFRKADGVVVMYDVTVEESFKAVRPWITNVQEAAGEGIPILLLGNKMDMDEDREVSFKEAEQLAYENKVMFFEVSAYTGKNLTESLTHLARVLMEQEDRVRDTTVILSTQPVKKKACCK, encoded by the exons atggaggaggaggaggacggggTGAATGGCTTTGGACGGAGCCCAGAGAGGAGGGGCTCTGACTGGGGTCGCATTGCCCTGCTGGACAAGACCAAGGAGTTCTTCCAGACCTGTGATGTGGAGGGAAAAGGCTTCATCACTCGCACTGATATGAGG AGGCTCCACAGAGAGCTGCCTCTGTCCGCAGAGGAGCTGGAGGACGTGTTTGACTCTCTGGATACAGACCACACGGGTTACCTCACACTGGAGGCATTCACCTCTGGATTCA GTCAATTCTTGCATGGTCGAAGAATCTCTGTGACTGATGACCAAAATCAGGCCCCTGGCCCAGTCTTCAGGGCTAAGGAAGCCCTTTATCAGAGCCAGTGGGAAGCCAAGCTGTCAGGAgttgaggatgaggaggagaggCACTTCTGCATGCTGCTGGAAAGCCTGGGAGCCAGTAATGTATTTGAAGA TCCAGACGAGGTGCGCAGCCTTTGGATCCAGCTCAGACGTGATGAGCCTCACCTCTTGTCCAATTTTGAGGAATTTCTGGCCAGGGTCACCCATCAAATCAAGGAAGCTCATCAGGACAAGAAGGAGATGGAGAGCGCCCTCCAGAG GAAGGCAGCAACACATGACAGTGAGATCCGGTATTTATATGAAGAGATGGAGGCACAGATCAAAAATGAgaaagaacggctgctgctaaAG GACTCTGAGCGGCTGCAGTTGCGCAGCCAGGACCTGGAGCACCAGCTTCATACGAAGGAGAGAGAGTTGGAGCAGCTTTTCCAGAAGCAGAAACGG TTAGAGCACCAGTGCTCTGAGCTGAGCAGTGAGAAGCAGGAGAGCCACGTAGAGAACGTCAAACTGAAAATGACCAACAATGAGTTGTCCAGAGCGCTGGAGAGCACCAGCCAGGAGCTGGTGCTGGCCCAGGAACAGCTGGCTATGCTGCAGGAACAGGCTGCCCGGCTACAACAGGAGAAAGAAAT GGAAATGTACCGAGTAACTGAAGGACTGCAGAGGGAAAAGCAAAGTCTAATGAAGCAGCTTGACCTCCTCAG AGAGATGAACAAGCATTTGAAGGATGAGCGAGACTTGTGCTGTGGTGTA cctCGAACCTCACTCAGAAAGAAGCAGAAGCAGAGAGCGGGCCTCGGCAATATATTTGATGACAGCAGCCAGCCGGCAAAAAG AGCCTCACTGTTGGTGGATGGGTCCTACCTATCTCTGGAGGCCTTGCCTATAGAGCACCTTCAAATCGTTTTTGTTGCTTCCTCCTCCTGTAGTGAAGATGACACCGCCGCTGCCACCCCTGCTCCCTCCACCACAGCTGCTAGCAGCCCTGTGTGCCAACAAAGGCCTTCAGCGAATAGGAACTCTGGCTTAGCCAACGGTCACATCAGCCCCGCTCTGCCTAAAGGGCACGACGTGAAGACAAAGGCCAAAAGGCTGTCCACCAAAATGGCCACCAACAAGAGGATGTTGGGGACAAGTAGAGACAAATCAAAGAAAGTTGAAATTGATAAGAAGGTggcagaagaggaggaggtgttAGATGCACCGCCGGACGGGTGGCCCCTCCGCAGAGTCATCTCCATAGAAGAGGACCACCTGCCCCACCTGCTCCAAGGAGAACCTCAGCCCTTACTGCACCAGCTCAGCGAGGAGGAAGACGAGagggatgaggaggaagaagaagacagaCGGAGCGACCTCAGTGCTTCCCCACGTCACATCTCAGTGTCAAAAGAAGCTCCTCCTGCAAGGAAATCCTACTTTACTCAATCGAAGAAGACCCCGCCTGTATCTCCAAGAGGACAGCCTGTAGGAAAGGAGACCTCACAG GCGATAGAACTGTTTGCCCCAGACCGCCTGTTTAAAGTAGTCCTGGTTGGAAATTCCAGCGTTGGGAAAACATCCCTGCTGCGCTCCTTCTGTGAGGGCCGTTTCCACCCTTCCACAACTGCTACTGTGG gtaTTGACTACAGTGTGAAGACATTAACATTGGACAATATGCAGGTAGCCATGCAGCTTTGGGACACTGCAGGCCAAGAGAG GTACCGCAGCATAACCAAGCAGTTCTTTCGCAAGGCAGATGGTGTGGTGGTGATGTATGATGTTACAGTGGAGGAGAGCTTCAAGGCTGTGCGGCCCTGGATCACCAATGTTCAG GAAGCAGCAGGAGAAGGGATCCCTATTCTCTTGCTAGGTAACAAAATGGACATGGACGAAGACAGGGAGGTGTCATTTAAAGAAGCTGAGCAACTTGCTTAT GAAAACAAGGTGATGTTCTTTGAGGTCAGTGCCTACACGGGAAAGAATTTGACAGAGTCCCTGACCCACCTGGCCAG AGTGTTAATGGAGCAGGAGGACAGGGTGAGGGACACAACAGTCATACTCAGCACTCAGCCTGTGAAGAAGAAAGCCTGCTGCAAGTGA
- the cracr2ab gene encoding ras and EF-hand domain-containing protein isoform X3, whose amino-acid sequence MEEEEDGVNGFGRSPERRGSDWGRIALLDKTKEFFQTCDVEGKGFITRTDMRRLHRELPLSAEELEDVFDSLDTDHTGYLTLEAFTSGFSQFLHGRRISVTDDQNQAPGPVFRAKEALYQSQWEAKLSGVEDEEERHFCMLLESLGASNVFEDPDEVRSLWIQLRRDEPHLLSNFEEFLARVTHQIKEAHQDKKEMESALQRKAATHDSEIRYLYEEMEAQIKNEKERLLLKDSERLQLRSQDLEHQLHTKERELEQLFQKQKRLEHQCSELSSEKQESHVENVKLKMTNNELSRALESTSQELVLAQEQLAMLQEQAARLQQEKEMEMYRVTEGLQREKQSLMKQLDLLREMNKHLKDERDLCCGVPRTSLRKKQKQRAGLGNIFDDSSQPAKSEDDTAAATPAPSTTAASSPVCQQRPSANRNSGLANGHISPALPKGHDVKTKAKRLSTKMATNKRMLGTSRDKSKKVEIDKKVAEEEEVLDAPPDGWPLRRVISIEEDHLPHLLQGEPQPLLHQLSEEEDERDEEEEEDRRSDLSASPRHISVSKEAPPARKSYFTQSKKTPPVSPRGQPVGKETSQKAIELFAPDRLFKVVLVGNSSVGKTSLLRSFCEGRFHPSTTATVGIDYSVKTLTLDNMQVAMQLWDTAGQERYRSITKQFFRKADGVVVMYDVTVEESFKAVRPWITNVQEAAGEGIPILLLGNKMDMDEDREVSFKEAEQLAYENKVMFFEVSAYTGKNLTESLTHLARVLMEQEDRVRDTTVILSTQPVKKKACCK is encoded by the exons atggaggaggaggaggacggggTGAATGGCTTTGGACGGAGCCCAGAGAGGAGGGGCTCTGACTGGGGTCGCATTGCCCTGCTGGACAAGACCAAGGAGTTCTTCCAGACCTGTGATGTGGAGGGAAAAGGCTTCATCACTCGCACTGATATGAGG AGGCTCCACAGAGAGCTGCCTCTGTCCGCAGAGGAGCTGGAGGACGTGTTTGACTCTCTGGATACAGACCACACGGGTTACCTCACACTGGAGGCATTCACCTCTGGATTCA GTCAATTCTTGCATGGTCGAAGAATCTCTGTGACTGATGACCAAAATCAGGCCCCTGGCCCAGTCTTCAGGGCTAAGGAAGCCCTTTATCAGAGCCAGTGGGAAGCCAAGCTGTCAGGAgttgaggatgaggaggagaggCACTTCTGCATGCTGCTGGAAAGCCTGGGAGCCAGTAATGTATTTGAAGA TCCAGACGAGGTGCGCAGCCTTTGGATCCAGCTCAGACGTGATGAGCCTCACCTCTTGTCCAATTTTGAGGAATTTCTGGCCAGGGTCACCCATCAAATCAAGGAAGCTCATCAGGACAAGAAGGAGATGGAGAGCGCCCTCCAGAG GAAGGCAGCAACACATGACAGTGAGATCCGGTATTTATATGAAGAGATGGAGGCACAGATCAAAAATGAgaaagaacggctgctgctaaAG GACTCTGAGCGGCTGCAGTTGCGCAGCCAGGACCTGGAGCACCAGCTTCATACGAAGGAGAGAGAGTTGGAGCAGCTTTTCCAGAAGCAGAAACGG TTAGAGCACCAGTGCTCTGAGCTGAGCAGTGAGAAGCAGGAGAGCCACGTAGAGAACGTCAAACTGAAAATGACCAACAATGAGTTGTCCAGAGCGCTGGAGAGCACCAGCCAGGAGCTGGTGCTGGCCCAGGAACAGCTGGCTATGCTGCAGGAACAGGCTGCCCGGCTACAACAGGAGAAAGAAAT GGAAATGTACCGAGTAACTGAAGGACTGCAGAGGGAAAAGCAAAGTCTAATGAAGCAGCTTGACCTCCTCAG AGAGATGAACAAGCATTTGAAGGATGAGCGAGACTTGTGCTGTGGTGTA cctCGAACCTCACTCAGAAAGAAGCAGAAGCAGAGAGCGGGCCTCGGCAATATATTTGATGACAGCAGCCAGCCGGCAAAAAG TGAAGATGACACCGCCGCTGCCACCCCTGCTCCCTCCACCACAGCTGCTAGCAGCCCTGTGTGCCAACAAAGGCCTTCAGCGAATAGGAACTCTGGCTTAGCCAACGGTCACATCAGCCCCGCTCTGCCTAAAGGGCACGACGTGAAGACAAAGGCCAAAAGGCTGTCCACCAAAATGGCCACCAACAAGAGGATGTTGGGGACAAGTAGAGACAAATCAAAGAAAGTTGAAATTGATAAGAAGGTggcagaagaggaggaggtgttAGATGCACCGCCGGACGGGTGGCCCCTCCGCAGAGTCATCTCCATAGAAGAGGACCACCTGCCCCACCTGCTCCAAGGAGAACCTCAGCCCTTACTGCACCAGCTCAGCGAGGAGGAAGACGAGagggatgaggaggaagaagaagacagaCGGAGCGACCTCAGTGCTTCCCCACGTCACATCTCAGTGTCAAAAGAAGCTCCTCCTGCAAGGAAATCCTACTTTACTCAATCGAAGAAGACCCCGCCTGTATCTCCAAGAGGACAGCCTGTAGGAAAGGAGACCTCACAG AAGGCGATAGAACTGTTTGCCCCAGACCGCCTGTTTAAAGTAGTCCTGGTTGGAAATTCCAGCGTTGGGAAAACATCCCTGCTGCGCTCCTTCTGTGAGGGCCGTTTCCACCCTTCCACAACTGCTACTGTGG gtaTTGACTACAGTGTGAAGACATTAACATTGGACAATATGCAGGTAGCCATGCAGCTTTGGGACACTGCAGGCCAAGAGAG GTACCGCAGCATAACCAAGCAGTTCTTTCGCAAGGCAGATGGTGTGGTGGTGATGTATGATGTTACAGTGGAGGAGAGCTTCAAGGCTGTGCGGCCCTGGATCACCAATGTTCAG GAAGCAGCAGGAGAAGGGATCCCTATTCTCTTGCTAGGTAACAAAATGGACATGGACGAAGACAGGGAGGTGTCATTTAAAGAAGCTGAGCAACTTGCTTAT GAAAACAAGGTGATGTTCTTTGAGGTCAGTGCCTACACGGGAAAGAATTTGACAGAGTCCCTGACCCACCTGGCCAG AGTGTTAATGGAGCAGGAGGACAGGGTGAGGGACACAACAGTCATACTCAGCACTCAGCCTGTGAAGAAGAAAGCCTGCTGCAAGTGA
- the cracr2ab gene encoding ras and EF-hand domain-containing protein homolog isoform X1, producing MEEEEDGVNGFGRSPERRGSDWGRIALLDKTKEFFQTCDVEGKGFITRTDMRRLHRELPLSAEELEDVFDSLDTDHTGYLTLEAFTSGFSQFLHGRRISVTDDQNQAPGPVFRAKEALYQSQWEAKLSGVEDEEERHFCMLLESLGASNVFEDPDEVRSLWIQLRRDEPHLLSNFEEFLARVTHQIKEAHQDKKEMESALQRKAATHDSEIRYLYEEMEAQIKNEKERLLLKDSERLQLRSQDLEHQLHTKERELEQLFQKQKRLEHQCSELSSEKQESHVENVKLKMTNNELSRALESTSQELVLAQEQLAMLQEQAARLQQEKEMEMYRVTEGLQREKQSLMKQLDLLREMNKHLKDERDLCCGVPRTSLRKKQKQRAGLGNIFDDSSQPAKRASLLVDGSYLSLEALPIEHLQIVFVASSSCSEDDTAAATPAPSTTAASSPVCQQRPSANRNSGLANGHISPALPKGHDVKTKAKRLSTKMATNKRMLGTSRDKSKKVEIDKKVAEEEEVLDAPPDGWPLRRVISIEEDHLPHLLQGEPQPLLHQLSEEEDERDEEEEEDRRSDLSASPRHISVSKEAPPARKSYFTQSKKTPPVSPRGQPVGKETSQKAIELFAPDRLFKVVLVGNSSVGKTSLLRSFCEGRFHPSTTATVGIDYSVKTLTLDNMQVAMQLWDTAGQERYRSITKQFFRKADGVVVMYDVTVEESFKAVRPWITNVQEAAGEGIPILLLGNKMDMDEDREVSFKEAEQLAYENKVMFFEVSAYTGKNLTESLTHLARVLMEQEDRVRDTTVILSTQPVKKKACCK from the exons atggaggaggaggaggacggggTGAATGGCTTTGGACGGAGCCCAGAGAGGAGGGGCTCTGACTGGGGTCGCATTGCCCTGCTGGACAAGACCAAGGAGTTCTTCCAGACCTGTGATGTGGAGGGAAAAGGCTTCATCACTCGCACTGATATGAGG AGGCTCCACAGAGAGCTGCCTCTGTCCGCAGAGGAGCTGGAGGACGTGTTTGACTCTCTGGATACAGACCACACGGGTTACCTCACACTGGAGGCATTCACCTCTGGATTCA GTCAATTCTTGCATGGTCGAAGAATCTCTGTGACTGATGACCAAAATCAGGCCCCTGGCCCAGTCTTCAGGGCTAAGGAAGCCCTTTATCAGAGCCAGTGGGAAGCCAAGCTGTCAGGAgttgaggatgaggaggagaggCACTTCTGCATGCTGCTGGAAAGCCTGGGAGCCAGTAATGTATTTGAAGA TCCAGACGAGGTGCGCAGCCTTTGGATCCAGCTCAGACGTGATGAGCCTCACCTCTTGTCCAATTTTGAGGAATTTCTGGCCAGGGTCACCCATCAAATCAAGGAAGCTCATCAGGACAAGAAGGAGATGGAGAGCGCCCTCCAGAG GAAGGCAGCAACACATGACAGTGAGATCCGGTATTTATATGAAGAGATGGAGGCACAGATCAAAAATGAgaaagaacggctgctgctaaAG GACTCTGAGCGGCTGCAGTTGCGCAGCCAGGACCTGGAGCACCAGCTTCATACGAAGGAGAGAGAGTTGGAGCAGCTTTTCCAGAAGCAGAAACGG TTAGAGCACCAGTGCTCTGAGCTGAGCAGTGAGAAGCAGGAGAGCCACGTAGAGAACGTCAAACTGAAAATGACCAACAATGAGTTGTCCAGAGCGCTGGAGAGCACCAGCCAGGAGCTGGTGCTGGCCCAGGAACAGCTGGCTATGCTGCAGGAACAGGCTGCCCGGCTACAACAGGAGAAAGAAAT GGAAATGTACCGAGTAACTGAAGGACTGCAGAGGGAAAAGCAAAGTCTAATGAAGCAGCTTGACCTCCTCAG AGAGATGAACAAGCATTTGAAGGATGAGCGAGACTTGTGCTGTGGTGTA cctCGAACCTCACTCAGAAAGAAGCAGAAGCAGAGAGCGGGCCTCGGCAATATATTTGATGACAGCAGCCAGCCGGCAAAAAG AGCCTCACTGTTGGTGGATGGGTCCTACCTATCTCTGGAGGCCTTGCCTATAGAGCACCTTCAAATCGTTTTTGTTGCTTCCTCCTCCTGTAGTGAAGATGACACCGCCGCTGCCACCCCTGCTCCCTCCACCACAGCTGCTAGCAGCCCTGTGTGCCAACAAAGGCCTTCAGCGAATAGGAACTCTGGCTTAGCCAACGGTCACATCAGCCCCGCTCTGCCTAAAGGGCACGACGTGAAGACAAAGGCCAAAAGGCTGTCCACCAAAATGGCCACCAACAAGAGGATGTTGGGGACAAGTAGAGACAAATCAAAGAAAGTTGAAATTGATAAGAAGGTggcagaagaggaggaggtgttAGATGCACCGCCGGACGGGTGGCCCCTCCGCAGAGTCATCTCCATAGAAGAGGACCACCTGCCCCACCTGCTCCAAGGAGAACCTCAGCCCTTACTGCACCAGCTCAGCGAGGAGGAAGACGAGagggatgaggaggaagaagaagacagaCGGAGCGACCTCAGTGCTTCCCCACGTCACATCTCAGTGTCAAAAGAAGCTCCTCCTGCAAGGAAATCCTACTTTACTCAATCGAAGAAGACCCCGCCTGTATCTCCAAGAGGACAGCCTGTAGGAAAGGAGACCTCACAG AAGGCGATAGAACTGTTTGCCCCAGACCGCCTGTTTAAAGTAGTCCTGGTTGGAAATTCCAGCGTTGGGAAAACATCCCTGCTGCGCTCCTTCTGTGAGGGCCGTTTCCACCCTTCCACAACTGCTACTGTGG gtaTTGACTACAGTGTGAAGACATTAACATTGGACAATATGCAGGTAGCCATGCAGCTTTGGGACACTGCAGGCCAAGAGAG GTACCGCAGCATAACCAAGCAGTTCTTTCGCAAGGCAGATGGTGTGGTGGTGATGTATGATGTTACAGTGGAGGAGAGCTTCAAGGCTGTGCGGCCCTGGATCACCAATGTTCAG GAAGCAGCAGGAGAAGGGATCCCTATTCTCTTGCTAGGTAACAAAATGGACATGGACGAAGACAGGGAGGTGTCATTTAAAGAAGCTGAGCAACTTGCTTAT GAAAACAAGGTGATGTTCTTTGAGGTCAGTGCCTACACGGGAAAGAATTTGACAGAGTCCCTGACCCACCTGGCCAG AGTGTTAATGGAGCAGGAGGACAGGGTGAGGGACACAACAGTCATACTCAGCACTCAGCCTGTGAAGAAGAAAGCCTGCTGCAAGTGA